AAGGCGACGAACATCATCTTCGCCAGCAGCACCACGGGGCCGACGACGTTCATCCAGTCGGCGCCGTTGTCGAGGAACGGGACGCTCCAGCCGCCGAGGAACAGCGTGGCGGCGACCGCCGAGAAGGCGCCGGCGCTGGCGAACTCGCCGATGAAGAACAGCAGGAAGCGCAGGCCCGAGTACTCGGTCATGTAGCCGGAGACCAGCTCCGACTCGGCGACCGGCATGTCGAACGGCGTCTGCGTGAGCTCGGCCTGCATGGCGATGAGGAAGATCAGGAAGCCGATCGCCTGCGTGATGATGAACGGGTTGCCGATGCCGCTCCAGCCGAAGATCTCACCGTCGGCCTGGGCGGCGACGATGCCCTGCATGTTGAGGGTGCCGGCCTGGATCACCACGCCGACGACGGCCAGCACCATCGGCAGCTCGTAGGCGATCAGCTGGCCCGCGGCCCGGAGACCGCCGAGCAGCGAGTACTTGTTGGCCGACGACCAGCCGGCCACGAGGATGCCGATCACGCTGACCGACGACACCGCCAGCACCCAGAAGATGCCGACGTTGAAGTCGACGAACCAGGCGTCGGGCCCGAACGGCACCACCAGGTACACCAGGAAGACCGAGGCGATCACGATGTACGGGGCGAAGGCGAACAGCCGGCGGTCGGCCCGCCAGGGGATGATGTCCTCCTTCTGGATGAACTTGCCGACCTCGGCCAGCAGCTGCAGCGAGCCGTAGGGGCCGGCCTCCATGGGGCCGAGGCGGCTCTGCATGAAGCTCATCATCTTGAAGAGGAAGACGTAGACGAACGTCCCGGCGGGCAGCAGCACGGCCAGGAGCACGGCGATGGAGCGCAGGCTGGTCTGCATCCACCAGGCCAGCTCGGCGAGGACGAGGGGGGCGGTCGTGGCGATCATCGGTCGATGTCCCCGAGGATGAAGTAGAGGCTGGCGAGGATCGTGATGATGTCGGGCACGTAGACGCCCTTCAGCATCCAGGGCAGCACCGA
The DNA window shown above is from Acidimicrobiales bacterium and carries:
- the nuoH gene encoding NADH-quinone oxidoreductase subunit NuoH, with product MIATTAPLVLAELAWWMQTSLRSIAVLLAVLLPAGTFVYVFLFKMMSFMQSRLGPMEAGPYGSLQLLAEVGKFIQKEDIIPWRADRRLFAFAPYIVIASVFLVYLVVPFGPDAWFVDFNVGIFWVLAVSSVSVIGILVAGWSSANKYSLLGGLRAAGQLIAYELPMVLAVVGVVIQAGTLNMQGIVAAQADGEIFGWSGIGNPFIITQAIGFLIFLIAMQAELTQTPFDMPVAESELVSGYMTEYSGLRFLLFFIGEFASAGAFSAVAATLFLGGWSVPFLDNGADWMNVVGPVVLLAKMMFVAFLVFWVRFTYPRFREDQLQQLAWKILIPLSLVNILATMALKVAF